Proteins from a genomic interval of Drosophila melanogaster chromosome 2R:
- the CG30289 gene encoding uncharacterized protein, with product MEVINAVIAALVCLFIANNNVMSRLLVENCGISKDDPYVPNIFGGAKTNIQENPWMVLVWSSKPCGGSLIARQFVLTAAHCVSFEDLYVRLGDYETLDPMPYCLNNHCIPKFYNISVDMKIVHENYNGITLQNDIALLRMSEAVEYSDYVRPICLLVGEQMQSIPMFTVTGWGETEYGQFSRILLNATLYNMDISYCNIKFNKQADRSQICAGSHTSNTCKGDSGGPLSSKFHYGNRLLSFQYGLVSYGSERCAANVAGVYTNVSYHREWIFNKMVQFKPTGHTTFWLSKLVGQTCNITDIIRNIELMYNRIVYEN from the exons ATGGAAGTGATCAATGCGGTAATCGCGGCACTCGTATGCCTATTTATTGCCAACAATAACGTAATGTCGCGCCTGCTGGTTGAGAATTGTGGAATATCAAAGGACGATCCATACGTTCCGAACATTTTTGGAGGAGCCAAAACAAATATTCAAGAAAATCCTTGGATGGTGTTGGTTTGGTCGAGTAAGCCCTGCGGCGGCTCTCTTATTGCACGGC aATTCGTCCTGACAGCAGCGCACTGCGTATCCTTTGAAGATCTGTATGTGCGCTTGGGTGATTACGAAACACTAGATCCCATGCCATACTGCCTTAACAATCACTGTATACCAAAGTTCTACAACATTAGTGTGGATATGAAAATTGTTCACGAAAATTATAATGGCATCACTCTCCAGAATGATATAGCATTGCTTCGTATGTCCGAAGCTGTGGAGTACTCAG ATTATGTTAGGCCAATTTGCCTTCTTGTCGGCGAGCAAATGCAAAGCATTCCAATGTTTACGGTTACCGGCTGGGGTGAAACAGAATATGGTCAATTCAGTCGGATCCTACTGAATGCCACTCTATATAACATGGATATATCATACTGTAACATTAAGTTCAACAAACAGGCTGATCGATCGCAGATATGTGCTGGCAGTCATACCAGTAACACCTGTAAGGGCGATTCTGGAGGCCCATTGAGCTCGAAATTTCATTATGGCAACAGGCTTCTGAGTTTCCAGTACGGCTTGGTCAGCTACGGATCCGAAAGGTGCGCGGCTAATGTGGCAGGTGTTTACACCAATGTATCGTACCACAGGGAAtggatatttaataaaatggtTCAATTCAAACCTACAGGTCATACTACCTTTTGGTTATCCAAGCTCGTAGGCCAAACTTGTAACATAACAGACATAATAAGGAATATAGAACTAATGTATAACAGAAttgtatatgaaaattaa
- the CG10494 gene encoding uncharacterized protein, isoform B, producing MVSREMARRNCPKSPKHLRVKFHQMRRQYARARNGGEPFEHFEAVHELMQGEDVSDLDEEALESDSDMEADEDQSGMISETEGDDALDASGSSVNIVARCKWAEGEVDLLLDLIHTLGLRAALLQKRNAKVFKLLSKEMAKRNCHKGAEKLRIKFQQLRRLYNKVKNGTGKTFEHFEAMRLVLDPTEEEAAADAEAEAHLSSASDSDFNDSDEEEGDASQRSGAHFWTDEEVDSFLLIIRDNGFFRALDGSRKRNFQTLVHISNILAKQDIKRTPHQLRNKLRLLCKRHREAKEHGLDNVRILPRHFELFDELIQAPRENRESAISRLIRISKPSFLKPPGKPSVPLESDSDNSSSTCDLLRAAADSEDYVDAIEMEAEPTPIEALTAIIEGQKQLLAQIKTTNESFLRQQREQQHQFLEQVSELMHRDREETLRRISEMLQPK from the exons ATGGTGTCCAGAGAAATGGCCCGGCGGAACTGCCCCAAGAGTCCAAAGCATCTGAGAGTCAAGTTCCATCAGATGCGGCGTCAGTATGCGAGAGCTCGGAATGGCGGCGAACCATTCGAGCACTTTGAGGCGGTGCACGAGTTGATGCAGGGAGAAGATGTATCTGATCTGGATGAAGAGGCGCTAGAGAGTGACAGCGATATGGAGGCCGACGAGGACCAGTCCGGCATGATCTCAGAAACCGAAGGGGACG ATGCTTTGGATGCCTCAGGATCTTCAGTTAACATCGTCGCCCGCTGCAAGTGGGCAGAGGGCGAAGTGGACCTCCTCCTAGACCTGATCCACACACTTGGACTGCGAGCAGCTTTGCTGCAAAAGCGCAATGCCAAGGTCTTCAAGCTGCTGTCCAAGGAGATGGCAAAACGCAACTGCCACAAGGGTGCTGAGAAGCTGCGCATCAAGTTCCAGCAGCTGCGGCGATTGTACAACAAGGTCAAGAACGGCACGGGGAAAACGTTCGAGCATTTTGAGGCGATGCGACTGGTCCTGGATCCCACCGAAGAGGAGGCGGCCGCAGATGCTGAAGCGGAAGCCCATCTGAGCAGCGCAAGCGATAGTGATTTCAATGACAGTGACGAGGAAGAGGGTGATGCATCACAGAGAAGCGGAG CGCACTTTTGGACAGACGAAGAGGTTGATTCGTTTCTACTCATCATTCGGGACAATGGTTTCTTTCGCGCCTTGGATGGCTCAAGGAAGCGCAACTTCCAGACCCTGGTGCACATTTCCAACATCCTGGCTAAGCAGGACATCAAACGCACGCCACACCAGCTGCGCAATAAACTAAGGCTGCTCTGCAAGCGTCATCGAGAGGCCAAGGAGCACGGGCTAGATAATGTACGCATTCTGCCTCGCCACTTTGAGCTTTTCGATGAACTGATTCAGGCGCCGCGGGAGAACAGAGAAAGTGCCATCAGCAGGCTCATTCGCATCAGCAAGCCTTCCTTTCTCAAGCCGCCAGGCAAACCAAGCGTTCCGCTGGAAAGTGACAGCGACAACTCCAGCTCCACCTGCGATCTCCTAAGAGCGGCAGCCGATAGCGAGGACTACGTGGACGCCATCGAGATGGAGGCTGAACCAACGCCGATTGAAGCACTCACTGCAATCATAGAAGGTCAAAAGCAGCTGCTTGCGCAGATCAAAACTACCAACGAAAGCTTCTTGCGGCAGCAACgcgagcagcagcatcaattTTTGGAACAAGTATCGGAACTGATGCATCGAGATCGAGAGGAGACCCTGCGCAGGATCAGCGAAATGCTGCAACCGAAGTAA
- the CG10494 gene encoding uncharacterized protein, isoform A — MSKFSLFNGNDEDEHETEQKYAHLMNLGNASHSVSENSSGKASRCKWTSAKVETFLEIIHQLKLQAALRRPRSNAKVFRMVSREMARRNCPKSPKHLRVKFHQMRRQYARARNGGEPFEHFEAVHELMQGEDVSDLDEEALESDSDMEADEDQSGMISETEGDDALDASGSSVNIVARCKWAEGEVDLLLDLIHTLGLRAALLQKRNAKVFKLLSKEMAKRNCHKGAEKLRIKFQQLRRLYNKVKNGTGKTFEHFEAMRLVLDPTEEEAAADAEAEAHLSSASDSDFNDSDEEEGDASQRSGAHFWTDEEVDSFLLIIRDNGFFRALDGSRKRNFQTLVHISNILAKQDIKRTPHQLRNKLRLLCKRHREAKEHGLDNVRILPRHFELFDELIQAPRENRESAISRLIRISKPSFLKPPGKPSVPLESDSDNSSSTCDLLRAAADSEDYVDAIEMEAEPTPIEALTAIIEGQKQLLAQIKTTNESFLRQQREQQHQFLEQVSELMHRDREETLRRISEMLQPK, encoded by the exons ATGAGCAAGTTCTCGCTCTTCAATGGCAACGATGAGGACGAGCACGAAACGGAGCAGAAATACGCACACCTTATGA ATCTGGGAAATGCGAGTCACTCGGTGTCGGAAAATAGTTCTGGGAAAGCGAGTCGCTGCAAGTGGACCAGCGCAAAGGTGGAGACCTTTCTGGAAATCATTCACCAACTTAAACTGCAAGCTGCTCTTCGAAGGCCGCGAAGCAATGCAAAGGTGTTTCGTATGGTGTCCAGAGAAATGGCCCGGCGGAACTGCCCCAAGAGTCCAAAGCATCTGAGAGTCAAGTTCCATCAGATGCGGCGTCAGTATGCGAGAGCTCGGAATGGCGGCGAACCATTCGAGCACTTTGAGGCGGTGCACGAGTTGATGCAGGGAGAAGATGTATCTGATCTGGATGAAGAGGCGCTAGAGAGTGACAGCGATATGGAGGCCGACGAGGACCAGTCCGGCATGATCTCAGAAACCGAAGGGGACG ATGCTTTGGATGCCTCAGGATCTTCAGTTAACATCGTCGCCCGCTGCAAGTGGGCAGAGGGCGAAGTGGACCTCCTCCTAGACCTGATCCACACACTTGGACTGCGAGCAGCTTTGCTGCAAAAGCGCAATGCCAAGGTCTTCAAGCTGCTGTCCAAGGAGATGGCAAAACGCAACTGCCACAAGGGTGCTGAGAAGCTGCGCATCAAGTTCCAGCAGCTGCGGCGATTGTACAACAAGGTCAAGAACGGCACGGGGAAAACGTTCGAGCATTTTGAGGCGATGCGACTGGTCCTGGATCCCACCGAAGAGGAGGCGGCCGCAGATGCTGAAGCGGAAGCCCATCTGAGCAGCGCAAGCGATAGTGATTTCAATGACAGTGACGAGGAAGAGGGTGATGCATCACAGAGAAGCGGAG CGCACTTTTGGACAGACGAAGAGGTTGATTCGTTTCTACTCATCATTCGGGACAATGGTTTCTTTCGCGCCTTGGATGGCTCAAGGAAGCGCAACTTCCAGACCCTGGTGCACATTTCCAACATCCTGGCTAAGCAGGACATCAAACGCACGCCACACCAGCTGCGCAATAAACTAAGGCTGCTCTGCAAGCGTCATCGAGAGGCCAAGGAGCACGGGCTAGATAATGTACGCATTCTGCCTCGCCACTTTGAGCTTTTCGATGAACTGATTCAGGCGCCGCGGGAGAACAGAGAAAGTGCCATCAGCAGGCTCATTCGCATCAGCAAGCCTTCCTTTCTCAAGCCGCCAGGCAAACCAAGCGTTCCGCTGGAAAGTGACAGCGACAACTCCAGCTCCACCTGCGATCTCCTAAGAGCGGCAGCCGATAGCGAGGACTACGTGGACGCCATCGAGATGGAGGCTGAACCAACGCCGATTGAAGCACTCACTGCAATCATAGAAGGTCAAAAGCAGCTGCTTGCGCAGATCAAAACTACCAACGAAAGCTTCTTGCGGCAGCAACgcgagcagcagcatcaattTTTGGAACAAGTATCGGAACTGATGCATCGAGATCGAGAGGAGACCCTGCGCAGGATCAGCGAAATGCTGCAACCGAAGTAA
- the CG30288 gene encoding uncharacterized protein: MRLPIRQLVIVACLFIGIIRTESGRLLENDCGTTSSNGYRARIDGGRDAGMESNPWMVRVMISGKAVCGGSLITARFVLTAEHCISPMYMNVRLGEYDTRHPIFDCDDFVCTPRAYNVDVDRKIVHSNPGYDIGLLRMQRSVIFSNYVRPICLILGKTLGGNPLSILRFNFTGWGTNSDGEEQDRLQTATLQQLPQWSCERPGRPLDISYICAGSYISDSCKGDSGGPLSAIRTFEGQGRVFQFGVASQGLRLCSGLGIYTNVTHFTDWILDVIQNHSDDFE, translated from the exons ATGCGTCTACCTATACGGCAGCTTGTGATAGTAGCCTGTCTTTTTATTGGGATTATCCGGACGGAATCCGGACGCTTACTGGAAAACGACTGTGGAACCACGAGCAGTAATGGTTATAGAGCGCGAATCGATGGAGGTAGAGATGCTGGCATGGAATCGAATCCCTGGATGGTCAGAGTAATGATTTCGGGAAAAGCAGTGTGTGGCGGTTCACTTATAACTGCTC GATTTGTTTTGACCGCCGAGCATTGCATTTCCCCAATGTATAT GAATGTGCGCCTGGGCGAATACGATACCCGACATCCCATATTCGACTGCGATGATTTTGTCTGCACACCAAGGGCCTACAATGTGGACGTGGATAGGAAAATTGTTCATAGTAATCCAGGATATGATATTGGTCTGTTGCGAATGCAAAGGAGTGTGATATTCTCAA ACTATGTCAGACCAATCTGCTTGATTCTGGGCAAAACGTTGGGTGGGAACCCACTCTCAATATTACGCTTCAATTTCACCGGATGGGGTACAAATAGTGATGGAGAAGAGCAAGATAGGCTACAGACTGCCACCCTGCAACAATTACCTCAATGGAGTTGTGAAAGACCTGGAAGACCTCTCGATATATCCTATATATGTGCCGGCAGTTATATCAGTGATTCGTGCAAAGGCGATTCGGGAGGTCCTTTGAGCGCAATTCGTACATTTGAGGGGCAGGGAAGGGTCTTCCAGTTCGGTGTCGCTAGCCAAGGACTTCGGTTGTGcagtggcttgggaatttaCACCAATGTCACACACTTTACGGACTGGATATTGGATGTTATTCAAAACCATTCAGACGACTTTGAATGA